From one Gossypium hirsutum isolate 1008001.06 chromosome D08, Gossypium_hirsutum_v2.1, whole genome shotgun sequence genomic stretch:
- the LOC107917383 gene encoding xyloglucan 6-xylosyltransferase 2 — MIDNCLGAQRSRKIQRALRHCKVTILCLVLTLVVLRGTIGAGKFGTPGQDFVEIRDHLYYRKQGEPHRVLKEVQTTSSDNHDGADTNAGTNNYNEFDINKILIDEEPDVPKRDPNAPYSLGPRISDWDEQRSRWLQENPKYPNFIGPNKPRVLLVTGSSPKPCENPVGDHYLLKSIKNKIDYCRLHGIEIFYNMALLDAEMAGFWAKLPLIRKLLLSHPEVEFLWWMDSDAMFTDMAFEVPWERYKDSNFVMHGWNEMVYDQKNWIGLNTGSFLLRNGQWALDILDAWAPMGPKGKIREEAGKVLTRELKNRPVFEADDQSAMVYLLATQREKWGDKVYLENSYYLHGYWGILVDRYEEMIENYHPGLGDHRWPLVTHFVGCKPCGKFGDYSVERCLKQMDRAFNFGDNQILQIYGFTHKSLASRRVKRVRNETSNPLEVKDELGLLHPAFKAVKVSSS; from the coding sequence ATGATAGACAATTGCTTGGGAGCTCAAAGATCTAGAAAGATCCAGAGAGCTCTCCGTCATTGCAAGGTCACCATCCTCTGCCTCGTCCTCACCCTCGTCGTCCTACGTGGCACTATCGGAGCCGGTAAATTCGGGACTCCAGGCCAGGACTTCGTCGAGATCCGGGACCACCTCTATTACCGGAAACAAGGCGAACCGCATCGCGTCCTCAAAGAAGTCCAAACGACGTCGTCAGATAACCACGACGGCGCCGACACCAACGCCGGCACCAATAACTACAACGAGTTCGACATCAATAAGATCTTAATCGACGAGGAACCAGACGTCCCGAAACGCGATCCCAACGCGCCCTATTCGCTCGGGCCCAGAATCTCCGATTGGGACGAGCAACGCTCTAGATGGCTGCAAGAAAACCCTAAGTACCCAAATTTCATCGGTCCAAACAAACCGAGGGTTCTCTTAGTCACTGGTTCATCTCCCAAACCTTGTGAGAACCCTGTCGGTGATCATTACTTATTGAAATCGATCAAGAACAAGATCGATTATTGTAGATTACACGGGATCGAGATATTTTACAACATGGCGCTGTTGGATGCTGAAATGGCAGGGTTTTGGGCGAAATTGCCGTTGATTCGAAAGCTTTTGCTCTCGCATCCGGAGGTGGAATTCTTGTGGTGGATGGATAGTGACGCCATGTTTACTGACATGGCATTTGAGGTTCCTTGGGAAAGGTATAAAGACTCCAACTTTGTTATGCACGGTTGGAATGAAATGGTTTACGATCAGAAGAATTGGATTGGGCTAAACACTGGGAGTTTTTTGTTGAGGAATGGGCAATGGGCACTTGACATTCTTGATGCTTGGGCTCCAATGGGTCCTAAAGGCAAGATTAGGGAAGAAGCAGGGAAGGTTTTGACCCGGGAGCTTAAGAATAGACCCGTTTTCGAAGCCGATGATCAGTCTGCAATGGTGTATTTGTTGGCTACTCAAAGGGAGAAGTGGGGTGATAAGGTTTACTTAGAGAATTCTTATTATTTGCACGGTTATTGGGGGATCTTGGTTGATAGATATGAGGAAATGATTGAGAATTATCACCCAGGTTTAGGGGATCATCGTTGGCCGTTGGTGACCCACTTTGTGGGGTGCAAACCTTGTGGTAAGTTTGGGGATTACTCGGTGGAGAGGTGCTTGAAGCAAATGGATAGAGCATTCAATTTTGGGGATAATCAGATTCTTCAGATTTATGGGTTCACTCACAAGTCATTGGCCAGTAGAAGGGTTAAGAGAGTACGAAACGAGACCAGTAATCCGCTTGAGGTGAAAGATGAGCTTGGACTGCTTCATCCGGCTTTTAAAGCCGTTAAGGTATCCTCTTCTTGA
- the LOC107917392 gene encoding xyloglucan 6-xylosyltransferase 2, with protein MIDNCLGAQRSRKIQRTLRHCKVTILCLVLTLVVLRGTIGAGKFGTPGQDFVEIRDHLYYRKQGEPHRVLKEVQTTSSDNHDGADTNAGTNNYNEFDINKILIDEEPDVPKRDPNAPYSLGPGISDWDEQRSRWLQENPNYPNFIGPNKPRVLLVTGSSPKPCENPVGDHYLLKSIKNKIDYCRLHGIEIFYNMALLDAEMAGFWAKLPLIRKLLLSHPEVEFLWWMDSDAMFTDMAFEVPWERYKDSNFVMHGWNEMVYDQKNWIGLNTGSFLLRNGQWALDILDAWAPMGPKGKIREEAGKVLTRELKNRPVFEADDQSAMVYLLATQREKWGDKVYLENSYYLHGYWGILVDRYEEMIENYHPGLGDHRWPLVTHFVGCKPCGKFGDYSVERCLKQMDRAFNFGDNQILQIYGFTHKSLASRRVKRVRNETSNPLEVKDELGLLHPAFKAVKVSAS; from the coding sequence ATGATAGACAATTGCTTGGGAGCTCAAAGATCTAGAAAGATCCAGAGAACTCTCCGTCATTGCAAGGTCACCATCCTCTGCCTCGTCCTCACCCTCGTCGTCCTACGTGGCACTATCGGAGCCGGTAAATTCGGGACTCCAGGCCAGGACTTCGTCGAGATCCGGGACCACCTCTATTACCGGAAACAAGGCGAACCGCATCGCGTCCTCAAAGAAGTCCAAACGACGTCGTCAGATAACCACGACGGCGCCGACACCAACGCCGGCACCAATAACTACAACGAGTTCGACATCAATAAGATCTTAATCGACGAGGAACCAGACGTCCCGAAACGCGATCCCAACGCGCCCTATTCGCTCGGGCCCGGAATCTCCGATTGGGACGAGCAACGCTCTAGATGGCTGCAAGAAAACCCTAATTACCCAAATTTCATCGGTCCAAACAAACCGAGGGTTCTCTTAGTCACTGGTTCATCTCCCAAACCTTGTGAGAACCCTGTCGGTGATCATTACTTATTGAAATCGATCAAGAACAAGATCGATTATTGTAGATTACACGGGATCGAGATATTTTACAACATGGCGCTGTTGGATGCTGAAATGGCAGGGTTTTGGGCGAAATTGCCGTTGATTCGAAAGCTTTTGCTCTCGCATCCGGAGGTGGAATTCTTGTGGTGGATGGATAGTGACGCCATGTTTACTGACATGGCATTTGAGGTTCCTTGGGAAAGGTATAAAGACTCCAACTTTGTTATGCACGGTTGGAATGAAATGGTTTACGATCAGAAGAATTGGATTGGGCTAAACACTGGGAGTTTTTTGTTGAGGAATGGGCAATGGGCACTTGACATTCTTGATGCTTGGGCTCCAATGGGTCCTAAAGGCAAGATTAGGGAAGAAGCAGGGAAGGTTTTGACCCGGGAGCTTAAGAATAGACCCGTTTTCGAAGCCGATGATCAGTCTGCAATGGTGTATTTGTTGGCTACTCAAAGGGAGAAGTGGGGTGATAAGGTTTACTTAGAGAATTCTTATTATTTGCACGGTTATTGGGGGATCTTGGTTGATAGATATGAGGAAATGATTGAGAATTATCACCCAGGTTTAGGGGATCATCGTTGGCCGTTGGTGACCCACTTTGTGGGGTGCAAACCTTGTGGTAAGTTTGGGGATTACTCGGTGGAGAGGTGCTTGAAGCAAATGGATAGAGCATTCAATTTTGGGGATAATCAGATTCTTCAGATTTATGGGTTCACTCACAAGTCATTGGCCAGTAGAAGGGTTAAGAGAGTACGAAACGAGACCAGTAATCCGCTCGAGGTGAAAGATGAGCTTGGATTGCTTCATCCGGCTTTTAAAGCCGTTAAGGTATCCGCTTCTTGA
- the LOC107919086 gene encoding protein RALF-like 33 has protein sequence MANPSGFLLAISLLLTTTLITAVLAAESSGVHHLSWVPATVNKSGSCKDSTAECMANVDDDEFDIGSEIKRRILQTTTYISYKALQRDTVPCSRRGASYYNCRPGAEANPYTRGCSTITRCRR, from the coding sequence atggctaATCCCTCGGGTTTTCTGCTCGCCATTTCCTTACTCCTCACAACAACCCTGATCACCGCCGTGTTGGCCGCCGAATCAAGTGGTGTGCATCACTTGAGCTGGGTGCCGGCGACGGTGAACAAGTCCGGTAGCTGCAAGGACTCAACGGCGGAGTGCATGGCTAACGTGGACGATGATGAGTTCGACATAGGGTCCGAGATCAAGAGGCGCATATTGCAAACCACCACTTACATAAGCTACAAAGCACTTCAGAGGGACACCGTGCCGTGCTCTCGAAGGGGCGCTTCGTATTATAACTGTCGGCCAGGAGCCGAAGCTAACCCTTACACACGAGGTTGCAGCACCATTACTCGCTGCCGTCGTTAA
- the LOC107908665 gene encoding desiccation-related protein PCC13-62-like codes for MVSVSIGLFLEGLLGVEAGQDAVLRTMLYEKGEEKVDPYDITVFEFTNMISRLRNELGKCGVKDKGLIVPLKHGAESRTTNNVLSADPDSLSYSRTPKEIMRIMYGTGDEHRPGGFFPKGANGGIAREYLNNDKPRGL; via the exons ATGGTCAGTGTTTCCATTGGACTCTTTTTGGAAG GGTTGTTGGGAGTGGAAGCTGGACAAGATGCAGTTCTAAGAACAATGTTATATGAGAAAGGTGAAGAAAAAGTGGACCCTTACGACATAACGGTGTTTGAATTCACAAACATGATCTCGAGGCTAAGGAACGAGCTAGGCAAGTGTGGTGTCAAGGATAAAGGCCTAATCGTACCTTTGAAGCATGGTGCCGAGAGTCGAACTACCAACAACGTGTTGTCGGCCGACCCGGATtcgctctcttactcaagaacacCGAAGGAGATTATGAGGATCATGTACGGTACCGGTGATGAGCATAGGCCGGGTGGGTTCTTCCCTAAGGGTGCTAATGGTGGAATTGCTAGAGAATACCTCAATAATGATAAACCCAGAGGGCTATGA
- the LOC107917403 gene encoding desiccation-related protein PCC13-62 has protein sequence MQEGNKILSNKFGYRKMATPSTLCCAILLFLFPLQFMATTTPSCPGDCEPNDADDNDRFHFAQNLEFLEAEFFLYGALGKGLDAFEPEFAKGGPPPIGGRRANLDYLTRRIIEEFGYQEIGHNREIVRRTGGIPRPLIDISSENFAKLFDKAAGYNLDPPFDPYEDPIKYMLAVYAIPYVGLNGYVGTTPCLKKFASKQLVAGLLGVESGQDAATREWLYKKGDEKVEPYDITVVEFTNMISRLRNELGKCGIKDEGLIVPKELGAENRTTSNVLSADPNSLSYPRTPQEILRIVYSTGDEHRPGGFFPKGGNGRIAREYLYNDQLRGL, from the exons ATGCAGGAAGGAAACAAAATTTTAAGTAACAAATTTGGTTATAGAAAAATGGCTACTCCATCAACACTTTGCTGTGCTATACTTCTCTTCCTATTTCCATTACAATTCATGGCAACAACAACCCCTTCTTGCCCCGGTGATTGCGAGCCTAATGATGCCGATGACAATGATCGATTTCATTTTGCTCAAAACTTAGAGTTCCTTGAAGCTGAGTTCTTCTTGTATGGTGCACTTGGCAAAGGCCTCGACGCCTTTGAACCCGAATTTGCTAAAGGCGGACCACCTCCGATTGGTGGCAGACGGGCCAATCTCGACTACCTTACCCGTCGGATCATCGAGGAATTCGGTTATCAAGAAATCGGTCATAATAG GGAAATTGTGAGAAGAACCGGTGGGATTCCAAGGCCTTTGATTGATATTAGCTCTGAAAACTTTGCAAAATTATTTGATAAAGCAGCAGGGTACAATTTGGATCCTCCATTTGATCCTTATGAAGATCCCATCAAGTATATGTTAGCAGTATATGCTATCCCCTATGTGGGACTCAATGGCTATGTTGGTACAACCCCTTGCCTCAAAAAATTCGCTTCGAAACAG TTGGTTGCAGGGCTGTTGGGAGTGGAATCTGGACAAGATGCAGCTACAAGAGAATGGTTATATAAGAAAGGTGATGAAAAAGTGGAACCCTACGACATAACGGTGGTTGAATTCACAAACATGATCTCGAGGCTAAGGAACGAGCTAGGCAAGTGTGGTATCAAGGATGAAGGCCTAATCGTACCCAAGGAGCTCGGTGCCGAGAATCGAACCACCAGCAACGTGCTATCGGCTGACCCGAATTCGCTCTCTTATCCGAGAACACCGCAAGAAATTCTAAGAATCGTGTACAGTACCGGTGACGAGCATAGGCCAGGTGGGTTCTTCCCTAAAGGTGGCAATGGGAGAATTGCTAGAGAATACCTCTATAATGATCAACTCAGAGGACTGtga